Below is a genomic region from Desulfobacter sp..
GGCTCATAAAAAATCGGAGGGACCCTAATGAATTATACCCTTTTTATCAGTAGTGTCCGGTTAGGTTGTTGCATATAAAAAGCATCTAAAATCATTGAAAAAACAGTCTGTTTTGTGTTGACAAATGTGCGTAAAAATTTTTGTGCGCCTTGAAAATTTAACTCAAGGAGCTCAAATGACGCACATCTCAGTCCCTAAAAAACAACTACGGTCCCTGAACTTTGACAATTTCAGGTGCTCTCTGATAAAGTCACTTTCAAAAGCACCGGAATTACAATCTCGAGGAGACCGCCCTTTAAAAATGACATTCGAAGACCAGATAAATGCTTTGGTTTATTTCCATCTTCAGGAGCACAAGTCTGCCCGACATTTAATTCAGGATCTCAAGGAGAATGTTTTTGCTAAAGAAAATATTGCGCCAGACGGTGGTATCAGCCGTAGTAGTTTCTGTGAAGCCATCAATCACAGGGGACTCGAACAACTGCAATTTATCTTTGAGGATCTTTATAAACAGGCTCTTGAGTGTCATCCGGGTGAACACGCCGAGTTAGGAGAGTTGGTTTCCATTGACGGTAGTCTCATAAATGCAGTCCTTTCAATGCACTGGGCGAACTACAGAAAAGGAAGTAAAAAAGCCAAAGTACATTGCGGATTTGACATTAATCACGGAATCCCAAACAAAATCTTTTTGACTGAAGGCAACGGCGCTGAACGCACTTTTGTTCCCAAAATACTTTCCAAGGGGCAAACAGGTGTTATGGATCGTGGATATCAATCCCATAAAGAATTTGACCTGCTTCAGGAGCAAGGCAAACATTTTGTCTGCCGTATAAAAACCAGGACAACAAGAACAATTATTGATAACCACGAGACCCCTTCCGACAGCTACATTTTTTATGATGCACTGGTTAAACTTGGTACTCCGAATCAAAACCAGACGAAAAGGCCTGTTCGGGTTGTTGGCTATAAAATTGCTGGCGTCAAATACTATGTGGCAACTGACAGGCATGATTTAACAGCGGAACAAATAGCAACAATTTATAAACTCCGGTGGACCATTGAGGATTTTTTCAAATGGTGGAAAGAACATCTGAAGGTATATCATCTCATTGCCCGCAGTGAATACGGCCTTATGGTTCAGATTCTTGGCGGCCTTATCACTTACCTGTTACTGACAATCCATTGCCAAAAACAGTTTAATGAAAAGGTCACGATCAAAAGAGTTCGGCAGCTGCGAACCGCCATTCTAAATGACCTGTTTGGCTGCGAGGAGCAGGGCTCTCATAGTTCAAACAGGGACAATATTGTCAAAGATCAAAAAATTATTGAGCAAGCAAAAACCTAACCGGACATCACTGAAATTTAATACAAGTTATTTCATTTAAACAAAATATTTCATCCCCCGTCTTTAAGTAGAGGGCCTGCTTTAAAAAAAATTGATAATTTTATTAAATTTTATTTTTTTATTTTAACATTTTTCATAGGTTCGTTCCTGTCTCTTTTTTTACCCGCCTTGCCTGAAAAGGCATAACTGTCTGAAATTAAAAGATAAAAAATTGACAATCACCCTCCGGAGACTTTCAAGGTATCTGAAAAGGAAAAATTGACATGGGAAACAGATTACAGCCCCTTACAAAAGAACAGATCAATATTATCCACAATGCGGCCATGCGTATCCTCAAAGAGACCGGCGTGGCATTCAAACTGGCCGAAGCCATTGACACCTTTAAAGCCCACGGGTTCAAGGTTGACGGTGACACGGTTTATTTTGAAGAATCCCAGGTGCTCAAGGCATTGGAGACCGTGCCGTCGGAATTTACCATCATGGCACGGAATCCTGAAAAAAATGTCCGCCTGGGTGGAGATCACTTTGCCTTTGGACCTGCCTGGACCGCCCCCTTTGTCATTGATCCAGACGGTACCCGGCGCAACGCCTGTTTTGCAGACCAGGAAAATATGTGCCGTCTGGTCCAGACCTCGGCGCATGTGGATTTTGCCGCAGGCGCCATGGCGGTTCCGGCGGAATTTGCCCCCA
It encodes:
- a CDS encoding IS4 family transposase, coding for MTHISVPKKQLRSLNFDNFRCSLIKSLSKAPELQSRGDRPLKMTFEDQINALVYFHLQEHKSARHLIQDLKENVFAKENIAPDGGISRSSFCEAINHRGLEQLQFIFEDLYKQALECHPGEHAELGELVSIDGSLINAVLSMHWANYRKGSKKAKVHCGFDINHGIPNKIFLTEGNGAERTFVPKILSKGQTGVMDRGYQSHKEFDLLQEQGKHFVCRIKTRTTRTIIDNHETPSDSYIFYDALVKLGTPNQNQTKRPVRVVGYKIAGVKYYVATDRHDLTAEQIATIYKLRWTIEDFFKWWKEHLKVYHLIARSEYGLMVQILGGLITYLLLTIHCQKQFNEKVTIKRVRQLRTAILNDLFGCEEQGSHSSNRDNIVKDQKIIEQAKT